One genomic region from Streptomyces sp. Li-HN-5-11 encodes:
- a CDS encoding ATP-binding protein — translation MTVAQLDAAPVEGVAHVFPLPPAPGSVSAVRRRVRTVLGGWNLPTGAADDVLLVVSELVTNALVHARPPATLRLWRVPAQGGGAVRVEVTDQGPAAPPGPAAAPDPDEHGRGLGIVTALSARCGVLAHTGGTSRWAEVLAG, via the coding sequence ATGACCGTAGCGCAGCTCGATGCCGCGCCCGTCGAGGGAGTCGCACACGTCTTCCCGCTGCCGCCCGCCCCGGGGTCCGTATCGGCCGTGCGCCGGCGCGTACGAACGGTCCTCGGGGGCTGGAACCTGCCCACCGGCGCCGCCGACGACGTACTCCTCGTGGTCTCGGAACTGGTGACCAACGCACTCGTGCACGCCCGGCCGCCGGCCACCCTGCGCCTGTGGCGCGTTCCGGCACAGGGCGGTGGAGCCGTGCGCGTGGAGGTGACCGATCAGGGGCCCGCGGCTCCGCCCGGCCCCGCGGCCGCGCCCGACCCCGACGAGCACGGCCGCGGTCTGGGCATCGTCACCGCGCTGTCGGCCCGGTGCGGTGTCCTCGCACACACCGGCGGAACCAGCCGGTGGGCTGAGGTACTCGCGGGCTGA
- a CDS encoding serine hydrolase domain-containing protein, whose amino-acid sequence MAQEQQLSGFVEATAREFGIPGLAVGVLADDREIHACHGVTSVDTPLPVDDRTLFHVASVTKTFTATALMRLAAQGRVDLAAPVRRYVPELRLADEDAAARVTVENLLNHTAGLEWNLIDTEGQDGSLAAFVAKMAGLGMIAPPGTRASYSQAGYNLAGRVVEAVTGLGFEKAVAALVLEPLGLSNTFFDLDEVMIRKFAVGHRRDDDGTLRPARPWRAFPAGARGNNPGGGIVSSVGDLLRWARFHLGTGEGVLPAAALERMKRQTVALRGSTLGDAFGICWFLREVDGVRTIGHGGSGNGQFAELLIVPERNFAVVCLANAGPEGYPANQAVVRWTLEHYLGLADRDPEPVPYDRARALEVAGRYEIDAMNLDIAAGGDRLTLAVGIKPEIRAASDTDMPPDYAAAAIGFLPGDGDEYIVTEGGLKGQRGFFSRDANGTVVGVDLAGRLFGRGA is encoded by the coding sequence ATGGCGCAGGAGCAGCAGCTGTCCGGGTTCGTGGAGGCGACGGCCAGGGAGTTCGGCATTCCGGGTCTCGCGGTCGGGGTGCTGGCCGACGACCGCGAGATCCACGCGTGCCATGGAGTGACCAGCGTGGACACCCCGCTCCCGGTCGACGACAGGACGCTGTTCCACGTCGCGTCGGTGACCAAGACCTTCACCGCCACCGCGCTGATGCGCCTGGCCGCGCAGGGCAGGGTGGACCTGGCCGCGCCGGTGCGCCGCTACGTCCCGGAACTGCGCCTCGCCGACGAGGATGCCGCTGCGCGCGTCACGGTGGAGAACCTGCTCAACCACACCGCCGGCCTGGAGTGGAACCTGATCGACACCGAAGGGCAGGACGGCTCCCTGGCCGCCTTCGTGGCGAAGATGGCCGGCCTCGGCATGATCGCGCCGCCCGGCACCCGGGCCTCCTACAGCCAGGCCGGCTACAACCTCGCCGGACGGGTCGTCGAGGCCGTCACGGGCCTGGGTTTCGAGAAGGCCGTCGCCGCACTGGTCCTGGAACCGCTGGGGCTGTCGAACACCTTCTTCGACCTGGACGAGGTGATGATCCGCAAGTTCGCCGTCGGGCACCGCCGCGACGACGACGGGACGCTGCGCCCCGCACGGCCGTGGAGGGCGTTCCCGGCCGGCGCTCGCGGCAACAACCCCGGCGGGGGCATCGTGTCCTCGGTCGGTGACCTGCTGCGCTGGGCGCGGTTCCACCTCGGCACCGGCGAGGGCGTCCTGCCCGCCGCGGCGCTGGAGCGCATGAAGCGGCAGACGGTCGCGCTGCGCGGCAGTACGCTCGGCGACGCCTTCGGCATCTGCTGGTTCCTGCGCGAGGTGGACGGGGTCCGCACCATCGGCCACGGCGGATCGGGCAACGGGCAGTTCGCGGAACTGCTCATCGTGCCCGAGCGGAACTTCGCCGTGGTCTGCCTCGCCAACGCCGGCCCCGAGGGCTACCCGGCCAACCAGGCCGTCGTGCGCTGGACGCTGGAGCACTACCTGGGCCTGGCCGACCGCGACCCGGAACCGGTTCCGTACGACCGTGCGCGGGCCCTGGAGGTCGCCGGCCGCTACGAGATCGACGCGATGAACCTCGACATCGCCGCCGGCGGCGACCGGCTCACGCTGGCGGTGGGGATCAAGCCGGAGATCCGCGCGGCGTCGGACACGGACATGCCCCCGGACTACGCGGCGGCCGCCATCGGCTTCCTGCCGGGCGACGGCGACGAGTACATCGTCACCGAGGGCGGCCTGAAGGGGCAGCGCGGCTTCTTCAGCCGCGACGCGAACGGCACGGTGGTCGGCGTCGACCTCGCGGGCCGCCTGTTCGGGCGGGGTGCGTGA
- a CDS encoding TetR/AcrR family transcriptional regulator C-terminal domain-containing protein, producing the protein MPRNTLTEDQIVRAAVELLDAEGLDGLNMRSLGRRLGAAATAVYWHIKTKDELVRLAVDTVWQEIELPDLDAVDWRTAATTTATRTHEMLARHPWLGQAFGSHLLYGPGKARYDDHSLALYEKAGFPPADADRAAATVLLFVLGSALGPAAQVSLTRRLSRSGEDAERHLAGAVARAAEIASGFPRLRERLGTPAAEAAGYAAAPDSSFAFGLRAVLDGFEARLADTRPAGAE; encoded by the coding sequence ATGCCCCGCAACACGCTGACCGAGGACCAGATCGTCCGTGCCGCCGTCGAGCTGCTGGACGCCGAAGGGCTGGACGGCCTCAACATGCGCAGCCTCGGCCGGCGGCTCGGCGCCGCGGCCACGGCGGTGTACTGGCACATCAAGACCAAGGACGAGCTGGTCCGGCTCGCCGTGGACACGGTCTGGCAGGAGATCGAGCTGCCCGACCTCGACGCCGTCGACTGGCGCACGGCCGCCACCACGACGGCCACCCGCACCCACGAGATGCTCGCCCGCCATCCCTGGCTCGGCCAGGCCTTCGGCAGCCATCTGCTCTACGGCCCCGGCAAGGCCCGCTACGACGACCACAGCCTGGCCCTGTACGAGAAGGCGGGCTTCCCCCCCGCCGACGCGGACCGGGCGGCCGCGACGGTCCTCCTCTTCGTGCTCGGCAGCGCCCTCGGCCCGGCCGCACAGGTCTCGCTGACCCGGCGGCTGAGCAGGAGCGGCGAGGACGCCGAGCGGCATCTGGCCGGCGCCGTGGCCCGGGCCGCCGAGATCGCCTCGGGCTTCCCGCGGCTGCGGGAACGTCTGGGGACCCCCGCCGCCGAGGCGGCGGGCTACGCGGCGGCACCCGACAGCAGCTTCGCCTTCGGCCTGCGGGCCGTCCTCGACGGGTTCGAGGCCCGTCTGGCGGACACCCGGCCCGCCGGTGCCGAGTGA
- the glpK gene encoding glycerol kinase GlpK, with the protein MVERYVMSIDQGTTSTRCILFDHRGRLVSVAQREHQQYFPRPGWVEHDAVEIWRNVRRIVPEALADARVDAGQIAAVGIANQRETTVLWDRRTGVPLGHAIVWQDTRTAPLVDALRERPGDDFFLDRCGLPPSTYFSAPRIRWMFDQEEELETRAQDGEVLFGTMESWLIWNLTGGTDGGLHITDPTNASRTMLVNIRTLTWDPELMEFFGVPRSLLPEIRSSAESYGEARALLPGVRIAAALGDQQAALFGQTCFSPGEAKCTYGTGSFLVMNTGTDLVRSRHGLISTVAYKIAGQPTVYALEGPMAVTGSLVQWFRDRLGLISTAPEIETLARTVEDNGGCYIVPAFSGLFAPHWRSDARGVVVGLTSYITKGHLARAVLEATAWQTREVVDAMNADSGLALKELKVDGGMTSDNLLMQLLADVLDVPVVRPLVAETVSLGAAYAAGLAAGYWPDLEVLRRNWHRAAQWLPDMDPERRDWEYESWQRAVERSLGWIQPPRDRR; encoded by the coding sequence ATGGTTGAGCGGTATGTGATGTCCATCGACCAGGGCACCACGTCCACGCGATGCATCCTGTTCGACCATCGCGGGCGGCTGGTGTCGGTCGCCCAGCGGGAACACCAGCAGTACTTCCCGCGGCCCGGCTGGGTCGAGCACGACGCCGTCGAGATCTGGCGCAACGTGCGGCGCATCGTGCCCGAGGCACTGGCCGACGCGCGCGTGGACGCCGGACAGATCGCCGCCGTGGGGATCGCCAACCAGCGGGAGACCACCGTGCTCTGGGACCGGCGGACCGGAGTCCCGCTGGGCCACGCGATCGTCTGGCAGGACACCCGCACCGCACCCCTCGTCGACGCGCTCAGGGAGCGCCCCGGGGACGACTTCTTCCTGGACCGCTGCGGCCTGCCACCCTCCACCTACTTCTCCGCACCCCGCATCCGCTGGATGTTCGACCAGGAGGAGGAGCTCGAGACCCGTGCCCAGGACGGCGAGGTGCTGTTCGGCACGATGGAGAGCTGGCTGATCTGGAACCTCACCGGCGGCACGGACGGCGGCCTGCACATCACCGACCCCACCAACGCCAGCCGCACCATGCTCGTCAACATCCGCACACTGACCTGGGATCCGGAGCTGATGGAGTTCTTCGGGGTGCCGCGCTCGCTGCTGCCGGAGATCCGGTCCTCGGCCGAGAGCTACGGCGAGGCCCGCGCCCTGCTCCCGGGCGTCCGCATAGCCGCCGCCCTCGGCGACCAGCAGGCGGCCCTGTTCGGGCAGACCTGCTTCTCGCCCGGCGAGGCGAAGTGCACCTACGGCACCGGCAGCTTCCTGGTGATGAACACCGGAACCGACCTCGTGCGGTCCCGGCACGGCCTCATCTCCACCGTCGCCTACAAGATCGCCGGCCAGCCCACGGTGTACGCCCTGGAGGGTCCGATGGCCGTCACCGGCTCCCTCGTCCAGTGGTTCCGCGACCGGCTCGGCCTGATCAGCACCGCTCCCGAGATCGAGACGCTGGCCCGCACGGTCGAGGACAACGGCGGCTGCTACATCGTCCCGGCCTTCTCCGGTCTGTTCGCGCCGCACTGGCGCAGTGACGCCCGGGGGGTCGTCGTCGGCCTGACCTCGTACATCACCAAGGGACACCTGGCCCGGGCCGTCCTGGAGGCCACCGCGTGGCAGACCCGGGAGGTGGTCGACGCCATGAACGCCGACTCCGGGCTCGCCCTGAAGGAGCTCAAGGTGGACGGCGGCATGACGTCGGACAACCTGCTCATGCAGCTGCTGGCCGACGTGCTCGACGTGCCCGTCGTCCGGCCCCTGGTGGCCGAGACGGTCTCCCTCGGCGCCGCCTACGCCGCCGGGCTCGCGGCCGGCTACTGGCCGGACCTGGAGGTGCTGCGCCGCAACTGGCACCGGGCCGCGCAGTGGCTGCCGGACATGGACCCCGAGCGGCGCGACTGGGAGTACGAGTCCTGGCAGCGCGCTGTCGAGCGGTCGCTGGGCTGGATCCAGCCGCCCAGGGACCGTCGCTGA
- a CDS encoding TIGR03943 family putative permease subunit, giving the protein MKRPLQVTLLVLSGLGLLHASLFTDLFLRYVKEGMRPLLIASGVLLLALGIAEAWSSPKPDARHGSHGHGSQDGDGHGGDGHHHGHGHDHSSVPRVAWLLFLPALSLLFFAPPALGAFTASREAPKAVAQQSHFDPLPATSPLPMTLTDFTLRVQQDRRQAIRGRTVMLTGFVTPEKGRDSWYLTRIILSCCAADAQSVKVRIYGTAALPANTWVAVTGVWHPGGTLGTGSAQAALDAGEVKQIPRPINGYTDDLPLVPSS; this is encoded by the coding sequence GTGAAACGTCCCCTGCAGGTGACCCTGCTCGTCCTGAGCGGCCTCGGCCTGCTGCACGCCTCCCTCTTCACCGACCTGTTCCTGCGGTACGTCAAGGAGGGGATGCGCCCGCTGCTCATCGCCTCGGGCGTACTGCTCCTGGCACTGGGCATCGCGGAGGCCTGGTCCTCCCCGAAGCCGGACGCCCGTCACGGCAGCCACGGGCACGGCAGCCAGGACGGCGACGGGCACGGCGGCGACGGGCACCACCACGGCCACGGTCACGACCACTCCTCCGTGCCCCGCGTCGCCTGGCTGCTGTTCCTGCCGGCACTGAGCCTGCTCTTCTTCGCCCCGCCGGCCCTGGGCGCCTTCACCGCCTCCCGCGAGGCCCCCAAGGCCGTGGCCCAGCAGAGCCACTTCGACCCACTGCCCGCGACCTCACCGCTGCCGATGACGCTGACCGACTTCACGCTCCGCGTGCAGCAGGACCGCCGGCAGGCCATCCGGGGACGCACGGTCATGCTGACCGGCTTCGTCACGCCCGAGAAGGGCCGCGACAGCTGGTACCTGACCCGGATCATCCTCTCGTGCTGCGCGGCGGACGCCCAGTCCGTGAAGGTACGGATCTACGGGACCGCGGCCCTGCCCGCCAACACCTGGGTCGCCGTCACCGGCGTCTGGCACCCCGGCGGCACCCTGGGCACCGGTTCCGCCCAGGCCGCGCTGGACGCCGGCGAGGTCAAGCAGATCCCCCGGCCGATCAACGGCTACACGGACGACCTGCCGCTCGTCCCCTCCAGCTGA
- a CDS encoding ANTAR domain-containing protein has translation MESSPGGDRVVVAVRGELDLDVGQLLQRALREALARSTRGLDLDLSGVAFCDCSALNILIGLRRRALADGKTVTVRATSPVIERLFDLTDTLSLFTADGQEDTVPLLPAPRDGGSGADTDSELRVEVAQLRRAMQTRPSIDLARGILMASFGLTPEQAWSVLVLASQNTNTKLHHLAGDVLTTVRGAALPETLQRHLTEAVAQVKASATTARDDTSGAGRH, from the coding sequence ATGGAAAGCAGTCCCGGCGGCGACCGTGTCGTCGTCGCGGTGCGCGGGGAACTCGACCTCGACGTCGGTCAACTGCTCCAGCGTGCCCTGCGGGAGGCGCTGGCCCGCTCCACCCGGGGCCTCGACCTCGACCTCAGCGGCGTCGCGTTCTGTGACTGTTCCGCCCTCAACATCCTGATAGGCCTCAGACGGCGGGCGCTGGCGGACGGCAAGACGGTTACCGTCCGCGCCACCAGTCCCGTAATCGAGCGCCTGTTCGATCTGACCGACACGCTGTCACTGTTCACCGCCGACGGCCAGGAGGACACAGTCCCCCTCCTGCCTGCACCGCGGGACGGCGGATCCGGCGCGGACACCGACAGCGAGCTGCGCGTCGAGGTCGCCCAGCTGCGCCGGGCCATGCAGACCCGCCCCTCCATCGACCTGGCCCGCGGCATCCTGATGGCCTCCTTCGGTCTGACCCCGGAGCAGGCCTGGTCGGTGCTGGTCCTCGCGTCGCAGAACACCAACACCAAGCTGCACCACCTGGCAGGGGACGTGCTGACGACGGTCCGGGGAGCCGCGCTGCCCGAGACGCTGCAACGGCACCTGACCGAGGCGGTGGCCCAGGTAAAGGCCTCCGCCACGACAGCCCGCGACGACACATCGGGCGCGGGCCGGCACTGA
- a CDS encoding LacI family DNA-binding transcriptional regulator — protein MRPPTIRDVAARAGVSKSLVSLVLRGSDSVRPEKRQAVLAAVEELGYRPNAAARSLSEQRTRTVGVLLNDMRNPWFVELLDGLNSRLYDSGLHVLLADGHLNRRLGEDLTRTFTELRVDGLVAVGTLQDPQALRTAAGRVPTVVAGSREPVLPGVDVVAGDDEYGARLATEHLIGLGHRHIAHICGRGAVGELRRRSFEATMRAHGLSGTAVVEQGDLTEEGGYRATVRLLSRPQRPTAVFAVNDMACVGALSAAEESGLQVPRDLSLVGYDNTYLSRLRHLWLTTVDNASHDVGRRAAQRLLDRIDDPDGPRAVDLTVPFLEVRGSTGPPPG, from the coding sequence ATGCGACCCCCGACCATTCGCGACGTGGCCGCGCGGGCCGGCGTGTCCAAGTCCCTGGTCTCGCTGGTGCTGCGCGGCTCCGACAGCGTCCGCCCCGAGAAGCGGCAGGCCGTCCTCGCCGCGGTCGAGGAGCTCGGCTACCGGCCGAACGCCGCCGCCCGCAGCCTCAGCGAACAGCGCACCCGCACCGTGGGCGTGCTCCTGAACGACATGCGCAACCCCTGGTTCGTGGAACTCCTCGACGGGCTGAACTCGCGCCTGTACGACAGCGGTCTGCACGTACTGCTGGCCGACGGCCACCTCAACCGGCGCCTGGGGGAGGACCTGACCCGGACCTTCACCGAACTGCGCGTCGACGGCCTGGTCGCCGTCGGCACCCTGCAAGATCCCCAGGCGCTGCGCACCGCGGCAGGCCGCGTCCCCACGGTCGTCGCCGGCAGCCGCGAACCGGTGCTGCCCGGCGTCGACGTCGTCGCGGGCGACGACGAGTACGGCGCCCGGCTGGCCACCGAGCACCTCATCGGCCTCGGCCACCGGCACATCGCCCACATCTGCGGCCGCGGCGCCGTCGGCGAACTGCGCCGCCGCAGCTTCGAGGCCACCATGCGCGCACACGGGCTGTCCGGCACCGCGGTCGTGGAACAGGGCGACCTCACCGAGGAGGGCGGCTACCGGGCCACCGTCCGGCTGCTCAGCCGCCCGCAGCGCCCCACCGCCGTGTTCGCGGTCAACGACATGGCCTGCGTCGGCGCGCTGTCGGCCGCCGAGGAGAGCGGCCTGCAGGTGCCCCGCGACCTGTCCCTGGTCGGTTACGACAACACCTATCTGTCGCGGCTGCGGCATCTGTGGCTGACCACCGTGGACAACGCCAGCCACGACGTGGGACGGCGTGCCGCGCAGCGGCTGCTCGACCGGATCGACGATCCGGACGGGCCGCGCGCGGTCGACCTCACCGTGCCGTTCCTGGAAGTGCGCGGCAGCACGGGGCCGCCGCCGGGCTGA
- a CDS encoding cytosine permease, producing MSTSAEPRVSGLEVRSIDYVPLDERHGKLWHLGPLWFMSNAQIATLAVGLISITEGGNLVWSLLAIVAGTVIGTFFMAFHSAQGPQLGLPQMIQSRPQFGYVGALLVWLFAYVQYAGFNVFNTILAGQALHTTVHGGVKLWVVVVTVVALVIALVGYDIIHKAERILTYTFLVVFGIFTVGVLVNLHYPPGSFDLGGFKATPFLAQFGVVAGYQISWAIYVSDYSRYLPPGVTVRKTFYWTYFGSALGGIWLMVLGTLLAGWAGKSFDTIPTINAAGDTVFTGFGAIVLLFAALGLISVTALNMYGGSLTLISGIDSFRKVRPTLAVRLLTLGLTAALSLVGALAATSHFLQNFNDFLLLVLYLFIPWTAVNLMDYYVVRRGHYAVAEIFNPNGIYGRWGWNGIVSYLVGFAAMIPFFSVGTLYVGPAAKALDGADISFFVGLPVSALLYWLLTRSVDVEAETRLAEAEAEELDRAAHEHREP from the coding sequence GTGAGCACATCAGCCGAGCCGCGGGTGTCGGGCCTGGAGGTCCGGTCCATCGACTACGTGCCGCTGGACGAGCGCCACGGGAAACTGTGGCACCTCGGGCCGTTGTGGTTCATGTCCAACGCGCAGATCGCCACCCTGGCGGTGGGCCTGATCAGCATCACCGAGGGCGGCAACCTCGTCTGGTCGCTCCTCGCGATCGTGGCGGGCACCGTCATCGGCACCTTCTTCATGGCCTTCCACTCGGCCCAGGGCCCGCAGCTGGGACTGCCGCAGATGATCCAGTCCCGGCCCCAGTTCGGCTACGTCGGGGCCCTGCTGGTGTGGCTGTTCGCCTACGTGCAGTACGCCGGCTTCAACGTCTTCAACACCATCCTCGCCGGTCAGGCGCTGCACACCACCGTCCACGGCGGCGTCAAGCTCTGGGTGGTCGTGGTCACCGTGGTCGCCCTGGTCATCGCGCTCGTCGGGTACGACATCATCCACAAGGCCGAGCGGATCCTGACGTACACCTTCCTCGTCGTCTTCGGGATCTTCACCGTGGGCGTCCTGGTCAACCTGCACTACCCGCCGGGCTCCTTCGACCTCGGCGGTTTCAAAGCGACGCCGTTCCTGGCCCAGTTCGGTGTGGTCGCCGGCTACCAGATCAGCTGGGCCATCTACGTCTCGGACTACTCTCGTTACCTCCCACCGGGTGTGACGGTCCGCAAGACCTTCTACTGGACCTACTTCGGGTCGGCGCTCGGCGGCATCTGGCTGATGGTGCTGGGCACCCTGCTCGCCGGCTGGGCCGGCAAGAGCTTCGACACGATTCCCACGATCAACGCGGCGGGCGACACGGTGTTCACCGGATTCGGCGCGATCGTGCTGCTGTTCGCCGCGCTGGGCCTGATCTCCGTGACGGCACTGAACATGTACGGGGGGTCGCTGACGCTCATCAGCGGCATCGACTCGTTCAGGAAGGTACGGCCGACGCTCGCCGTGCGGTTGCTGACCCTGGGGCTCACCGCCGCGCTCTCACTGGTCGGGGCGCTCGCCGCGACCTCCCACTTCCTGCAGAACTTCAACGACTTCCTGCTGCTGGTGCTGTACCTGTTCATCCCGTGGACCGCGGTGAACCTCATGGACTACTACGTCGTGCGCCGCGGGCACTACGCCGTCGCGGAGATCTTCAACCCGAACGGCATCTACGGCCGTTGGGGCTGGAACGGCATCGTCTCGTACCTCGTGGGGTTCGCCGCGATGATTCCGTTCTTCTCCGTCGGGACGCTCTACGTGGGGCCCGCCGCCAAGGCGCTCGACGGCGCCGACATCTCCTTCTTCGTCGGACTGCCGGTCTCCGCGCTGCTCTACTGGCTGCTCACCCGGTCGGTGGACGTCGAGGCGGAGACCCGGCTGGCCGAGGCGGAGGCCGAGGAACTGGACCGGGCGGCGCACGAGCACCGCGAACCCTGA
- a CDS encoding Gfo/Idh/MocA family oxidoreductase: MVSTLGVAVVGFGWMGRVHTQAYARVGHHFPQLPVRPELIAVADEVPGRAEEAAGQYGFVSATRDWREVAADPRVRAVSITAPNFLHREIGVAMAEAGKHIWIEKPVGLTAADARAVAEAAAKAGVRGTVGFNYRNAPAVAAAREMVAAGEIGTVTHVRIRLFSDYAAHPEGALTWRYERERGGSGVLGDLASHGVDLARHLLGEIDSLAADTAVFVPERARPAGATAGHTRAAGGEPGPVENDDYVNCLLRFASGARGVLEACRVSVGEQNNYGFEIHGTRGALFWDFRRMGELRVSRGSTYQDQPVSTVYVGPGHGEYSAFQPGSANAMGYDDLKVIEAYHFLRSVTDGTEHGATLQDAVASAVALDAMARSADERGWVSLA; encoded by the coding sequence ATGGTGAGTACGCTCGGCGTCGCCGTCGTGGGCTTCGGCTGGATGGGGCGGGTGCACACGCAGGCCTACGCCCGCGTCGGCCACCACTTCCCGCAGCTGCCGGTGCGGCCGGAACTGATCGCCGTCGCCGACGAGGTGCCCGGGCGCGCCGAGGAGGCCGCCGGCCAGTACGGCTTCGTCTCCGCGACGCGTGACTGGCGGGAGGTCGCCGCCGATCCCCGGGTGCGGGCGGTCAGCATCACCGCACCGAACTTCCTGCACCGCGAGATCGGTGTCGCCATGGCCGAGGCCGGCAAGCACATCTGGATCGAGAAGCCGGTGGGACTCACCGCCGCCGACGCCCGCGCGGTCGCGGAGGCCGCCGCCAAGGCCGGTGTGCGGGGCACGGTCGGCTTCAACTACCGCAACGCCCCCGCCGTCGCCGCCGCCCGCGAGATGGTCGCCGCCGGGGAGATCGGCACGGTCACCCATGTGCGCATCCGGCTCTTCAGCGACTACGCCGCCCACCCCGAGGGCGCGCTGACCTGGCGCTACGAGCGTGAGCGGGGCGGCAGCGGGGTGCTGGGGGACCTGGCCTCGCACGGGGTGGACCTGGCCCGCCATCTGCTCGGCGAGATCGACTCGCTGGCCGCCGACACCGCCGTGTTCGTGCCGGAGCGGGCCCGCCCGGCCGGCGCCACCGCCGGTCACACCCGGGCGGCGGGCGGCGAACCGGGCCCCGTCGAGAACGACGACTACGTCAACTGCCTGCTGCGGTTCGCCTCCGGCGCCCGCGGGGTGCTGGAGGCCTGCCGGGTCTCGGTCGGCGAGCAGAACAACTACGGCTTCGAGATCCACGGCACCCGGGGCGCGCTCTTCTGGGACTTCCGCCGGATGGGCGAACTCCGCGTCAGCCGCGGCAGCACGTACCAGGACCAGCCCGTCAGCACCGTCTACGTCGGCCCCGGTCACGGCGAGTACAGCGCCTTCCAGCCGGGTTCGGCCAACGCCATGGGCTACGACGACCTCAAGGTCATCGAGGCGTACCACTTCCTGCGTTCCGTCACCGACGGCACGGAGCACGGCGCGACGCTTCAGGACGCCGTGGCCAGTGCGGTGGCCCTGGACGCCATGGCACGCTCCGCCGACGAGCGCGGGTGGGTGAGCCTGGCCTGA
- a CDS encoding helix-turn-helix domain-containing protein, with protein MEGVPEPHTGWTFLTNHARVLAAIADDHNARIRDIAAHCRLTERAVQKIIADLERDGYLSHTREGRGNTYRIDPSKVLRHPAEAGLTVASLLSLLVQAEADRSQPAR; from the coding sequence ATGGAAGGAGTGCCTGAGCCGCATACGGGATGGACGTTTCTGACCAACCACGCCCGGGTGCTGGCAGCCATCGCCGACGATCACAACGCCCGCATCCGCGACATCGCCGCCCACTGCAGGCTCACCGAGCGCGCCGTTCAGAAGATCATCGCCGACCTGGAGCGGGACGGATATCTGTCCCACACCCGGGAGGGGCGCGGCAACACGTACCGGATCGACCCCAGCAAGGTGCTGCGCCACCCCGCCGAGGCCGGTCTCACCGTGGCCTCCCTGCTCTCCCTTCTCGTCCAGGCGGAGGCGGACCGCTCGCAGCCCGCCCGCTGA
- a CDS encoding IclR family transcriptional regulator, which yields MAGPVQSIERAAAILRLLAGGPRRLGLGEVASSLGLAKGTAHGILRTLQHVDFVEQDEATGKYQLGAALLHLGTSYLDVNELRSRSLNWADALAARSGEAVRLGTPLEGKVLIVHHVFRPDDTLQTLDVGALLPLHASSLGKVLLAFGAASVAPLPQEGLEAYTRHTLVLREDLDRALAEIRDLGWGAEVQEMSMGDAGIAAPIRGHGGLVVGAMGLSGPVERICDTKGRPLPALIALLREAARAISRDLGAARW from the coding sequence ATGGCCGGACCCGTCCAGTCCATCGAGCGAGCGGCGGCGATCCTCCGCCTGCTGGCCGGCGGCCCCCGCAGGCTGGGGCTCGGCGAGGTGGCGTCCTCCCTGGGGCTGGCCAAGGGCACCGCGCACGGCATTCTGCGCACGCTGCAGCACGTCGACTTCGTCGAGCAGGACGAGGCGACCGGAAAGTACCAGCTCGGGGCCGCACTGCTGCACCTGGGCACCAGCTACCTGGACGTCAACGAGCTGCGGTCGCGCTCCCTCAACTGGGCCGACGCGCTGGCCGCGCGCAGCGGGGAGGCCGTGCGCCTCGGCACGCCCCTGGAGGGGAAGGTGCTCATCGTCCACCACGTCTTCCGCCCGGACGACACCCTGCAGACGCTGGACGTGGGTGCTCTGCTGCCGCTGCACGCCTCCTCGCTGGGCAAGGTCCTCCTCGCCTTCGGGGCCGCGTCCGTCGCCCCGCTGCCTCAGGAGGGGCTGGAGGCGTACACCCGGCACACCCTGGTGCTGCGCGAGGACCTCGACCGGGCGCTCGCCGAGATCCGGGACCTCGGGTGGGGTGCCGAGGTGCAGGAGATGAGCATGGGGGACGCCGGGATCGCCGCCCCGATCCGGGGGCACGGCGGCCTGGTGGTGGGCGCCATGGGTCTGTCCGGGCCGGTCGAGCGGATCTGCGACACGAAGGGGCGGCCGCTGCCCGCGTTGATCGCCCTGCTCCGGGAGGCCGCCCGGGCCATCTCCCGGGACCTCGGAGCGGCTCGCTGGTAG